The segment TAGGCAAGATCACCATCGGCACCGAACTCGGCTGGGGCCGGGCGGTCAACGCGGAGGGGGTCCGCTACGGACGGCACGGCGTGCTGGCGGCCGCCATCCGCCACGGCCAGCTTCGGGGCGAGATTGAGCCGATCGGCCACCATCGCGACGGAAGTCAACGCCTGGCGGCCATCGTCGATCGCGAGTGCTTCGTGCCGGCCCCCTTCGAGGGGCACTACGAGCCGCTCGTCGAGTGCGGGCAACTCGTCCAGCGCGGCCAAACCGTGGGGCTGCTGCACGACTTCGACCGTCTCGATCTCGATCCGTGGCCCGCCGTTGCCGGCCTCGACGGCATCGTCGTCGCCCAGGCCTGGGTGGCCCCCATCAAGCGCGGGCAGCACATCGTGGTCGTCGGGCGAGTAGTGGGCTGAGACGGCAGGCGGGCGCTTGCATTTCATTCGGCAAGCAATAAGATGCGATCCAAACCCATCCACGGAACGAAGATCAATCGCACTGCTGTGGCACGAGTAATAAAACCTCGCCCCCGCACGGTGGCGGCAAGAACGAAAGACGCATCCATTGCGGAAGTGCCGGTCGTACACGGCCTAGACACTTGGGGCGGACGTACAAAAGTGGGAATCCCTTGGGAGGTGCGACGCGGTGACGCCAAGTCAGTACTAACTACTATGGGCACCGACCGATTCGCCTGTGTCGTAACTTCGCCGCCGTACTACTCGCAGCGGGATTACAAGGTTGCCGGACAGATCGGATTAGAGAAGACAATCGGGGAATACGTAACACGAATTGTGGAGGTCTTCGAAGAGGTTAAGCGCGTTCTG is part of the Planctomycetia bacterium genome and harbors:
- a CDS encoding succinylglutamate desuccinylase/aspartoacylase family protein; translation: QARRIEETARWFGTPLVMTYQNQTPGLLPSEAERLGKITIGTELGWGRAVNAEGVRYGRHGVLAAAIRHGQLRGEIEPIGHHRDGSQRLAAIVDRECFVPAPFEGHYEPLVECGQLVQRGQTVGLLHDFDRLDLDPWPAVAGLDGIVVAQAWVAPIKRGQHIVVVGRVVG